One Maribacter sp. HTCC2170 genomic window, TACAGCTTGTTAAAAATCAAATATGGGAACAAAAAGCAACTTCGTATTAATTGCCATTTTATTGTCCATTTATGGTCAGGCCCAACAACAGGTTTTATGGCAAATAGGTAAAGCAGATAATAGTAGTCACGAATTTGCACTAGCACCTAGCTACTACGCAAAATTTCTTAAAAACGATTTTGGTTGGGAAGACGGATCTTTTGTGATAGGCCATTCAAATATCAAAAAAGATTTTCCATATGTATTACCTGGAGCTATGGATTATTGGGGGGGTACTTCAGGGTTGTCTGGTATTCGACCTCATCAATTGAATTTGTTGTTTGCAATTAAAGACAAACCAAATCACGGGGATTGGAAATTGGTAATTGATATTCTGGAATGTAGTCCTGAAAAACCACCATTATTCAAGGTCACCGTTAACGGGAAATCGTGGAAATTCCAACTGAAGAAAGGATTGAATGCTGAGGCTCTAAACGGTTCTATTGATAATACTGTAGAGCAAAAGTTTGAAATCACACTGGACTCTCAAATCATAAAAAAAGGGGGGAATGAAATACAATTGACTTCTTTGGATGGTAGTTGGCTTCTCTTTGATCAAATACGATTAGAAGGGCCACAGAAAGCAAAATTACTTGAATCAAAAAATATTCTATTAAGAGAAGTTGCCCCTGCGAACTATGAGATAGCTAACGGAAGTTCAAGGATGCAACCTATGTTAGTTGATCTTCAACATATAAGCGGTACCCCAGAATTGACAATACAACTTGATAACGAGGAGATTTTTAAAAAGAAAGTAGAACATGGGCGAAAAATATTTGAAGTGCCCATGCCTATAGTGGAAACACCTTTTAAAAGCGGGTATAAAGTACTTGTTGATGATGAAACCATAGAAGAGGGTTTCATTCAAAGGGCCCCACAAGATAAAAACCAAAATATAGATTATGTAGACACAAAAATTGGTTCTGGCCATTCTAGATGGATGATTGCCCCTGGACCTTGGATGCCTTTTGGAATGGTAAAAATAAGTCCCGACAATCAAAACGAAGGTTGGCAAGCTGGCTATCAGCCAACGTTCGAGAGCGTAGGTACCTTTAGCCATATTCATGAGTGGACAATGGCTGGTCTTGGTGTATTTCCAACGAATGGACCACTAATAACTGAAATTGGTAAACAAGGCAATCCTGATACGGGTTATCGTTCGCGTATAGATAAATCAACAGAGGAAACACCCTTGGGGTATTATGCTGTGACATTGAGCGATTATAATGTTAGGGCGGAGCTAACTGCCACCACTCGATGTAGTTTTCAGCGATACACCTATCCAAAAGAAATTCCCGATTCAAGAATTCTTGTCGATTTGAAAATACCGGCCGAATATGGGTACGATATAGAAGAAGTGTATTTCAAGAAGGTGAGTGACACCAAAATAGAAGGATTTAGCACACAGATTTCGGCGTCAATTTGGGGTGAGCAGTATTATAGAAAACAAATGGTCGATGATGGTGATAAAAAAAAGGAGTGGGATGAAATCGCCCAAGAATATACAGTTCATTTTGTAATGGAATTTGATAAACCAATTCAGAGGTTTGGCATTGTAAGAAACAACAAAAAGGAAGAATCCGTTTTTCTTGAAGTTGGTGAGGAATGGACTATTGGAAATCCTGAAGCAGTCGTGGCCTTTTTAGAATTTGATACCAAAAAGAACCAAGTTGTTCAGACAAGAACAGGTTTGTCTTATGTAAGTATTGAAAACGCCGCCTTGAATTTAGAGAAGGAAGTGGAAGAACCATTCGGGTGGAGTTTCGAGGCTGTACGTAGCCATCAGGAAAGTACTTGGGAAAATCTGTTGAAAAGAGTGCAAATATCTACTCCTGATAGATTGGAGAAAACAAGATTTTATTCGAATATGTACCGAGCATTGGTAAGTCGTAACATATTCAGTGATGTCGATGGTAGTTGGATGGATGCCACGGAGCAAATACAGAAATTTAAGAACCCTGATGATGTGGCTTTGGGGTGTGATGCTTTTTGGAACACCTTTTGGAATCTGAACCAATTTTGGAACCTCATCACGCCTGACTGGTCATCGAAATGGGTTAAATCACAATTGGCGATGTACGATGCCACAGGCTGGCTGGCTAAAGGCCCTGCGGGTATGGAGTACATTCCTGTCATGGTTGCGGAACATGAAATCCCCCTTATTGTAGGGGCATATCAAATGGGTATACGGGATTTTGATGAAGAAAAGGCCTTTAAGGCGGTTTACAAAATGCAAACAACAACTGGCCAGCAAGTAGGTAATGGTTTTGCAGGCAATAGAGATTTGGATACTTATCTTAAACACAGATTTGTTCCTTATAATAAAGGTCGTTTTTCAAACTCCCTAGAGTATTCCTTTGATGATTTCACGGTATCGCAATTTGCCTTGGCATTAAATAAAAAGGAGGAGTACCGTGAATTTATTAATCGTGGGTATTGGTGGCAGAATGTTATTGACCCAAATATTGGTTTTGCAAGACTTAAACATTCTGATGGCTCCTGGTACAAAGATTTTGATCCCATAAAGACAGGTGGAAACCATCAATATGTAGAGGGCAATGCATGGCAGCTTACTTTTTTCGTGCCGCAGGATGTACCCAGTTTGGCCGATATTATTGGGGAGGAAGAAT contains:
- a CDS encoding GH92 family glycosyl hydrolase; this translates as MGTKSNFVLIAILLSIYGQAQQQVLWQIGKADNSSHEFALAPSYYAKFLKNDFGWEDGSFVIGHSNIKKDFPYVLPGAMDYWGGTSGLSGIRPHQLNLLFAIKDKPNHGDWKLVIDILECSPEKPPLFKVTVNGKSWKFQLKKGLNAEALNGSIDNTVEQKFEITLDSQIIKKGGNEIQLTSLDGSWLLFDQIRLEGPQKAKLLESKNILLREVAPANYEIANGSSRMQPMLVDLQHISGTPELTIQLDNEEIFKKKVEHGRKIFEVPMPIVETPFKSGYKVLVDDETIEEGFIQRAPQDKNQNIDYVDTKIGSGHSRWMIAPGPWMPFGMVKISPDNQNEGWQAGYQPTFESVGTFSHIHEWTMAGLGVFPTNGPLITEIGKQGNPDTGYRSRIDKSTEETPLGYYAVTLSDYNVRAELTATTRCSFQRYTYPKEIPDSRILVDLKIPAEYGYDIEEVYFKKVSDTKIEGFSTQISASIWGEQYYRKQMVDDGDKKKEWDEIAQEYTVHFVMEFDKPIQRFGIVRNNKKEESVFLEVGEEWTIGNPEAVVAFLEFDTKKNQVVQTRTGLSYVSIENAALNLEKEVEEPFGWSFEAVRSHQESTWENLLKRVQISTPDRLEKTRFYSNMYRALVSRNIFSDVDGSWMDATEQIQKFKNPDDVALGCDAFWNTFWNLNQFWNLITPDWSSKWVKSQLAMYDATGWLAKGPAGMEYIPVMVAEHEIPLIVGAYQMGIRDFDEEKAFKAVYKMQTTTGQQVGNGFAGNRDLDTYLKHRFVPYNKGRFSNSLEYSFDDFTVSQFALALNKKEEYREFINRGYWWQNVIDPNIGFARLKHSDGSWYKDFDPIKTGGNHQYVEGNAWQLTFFVPQDVPSLADIIGEEEFTNRLDSGFNVSSTWRYNAPNELYWDFPVIQGNQQSMHFAYLFNWVKKPWLTQKWSRDIMDRYYGFGISNAYLGDEDQGQMSAWFVMSSLGLFQTDGGTRVNPIYEIGSPLFEEVTIDLGQLYGRGKSFTILAENTSFHNKYVQKAMLNGVELNNFWVPSSELLKGGKLVLTMGPEPNFKWGTAVLPISPKNIEE